The following coding sequences lie in one Pseudoalteromonas sp. Scap06 genomic window:
- a CDS encoding dihydrolipoyl dehydrogenase → MKELQTDVVVIGAGTAGLSAYRNAKQFTQNVLMIESGPYGTTCARVGCMPSKLLIAAAEAAHSIEMAPAFGVHSSKPVIDGKAVMARVKSERDRFAGFVVEAVDEIPSENKIRGYAQFLDANRVKIDEHTIITAKRFVIATGSRPSYPGVFNNFGDRLIINDDVFDWDDLPESVAVFGPGVIGLEIGQALHRLGVKVKLFGVGGAIGPLTDPVVKDYANTVFAEEFYVDTDSNVSDMKQVGNKAELTYTDKQDVKHTEQFDYVLAATGRVPNTDKLGLENTGIELDERGVPLADAHTMQCGNSHIFIAGDASNMIPLLHEASDQGTIAGQNAGRYPHVRAGLRRAKIAAVFSDPQIAMVGESFKEISERLGSCECFEIGEVSFENQGRSRVMLKNKGHMRVYAEHGTGLFLGAEFIGPQAEHIAHLLAWAVQNKMTVPQMLDMPFYHPVIEEGLRTALRDLNAKLKFGPDIINHCMECGPGA, encoded by the coding sequence ATGAAAGAATTGCAAACCGACGTTGTTGTTATAGGTGCAGGTACCGCTGGTTTAAGTGCCTACCGTAATGCAAAACAATTTACTCAAAACGTACTTATGATTGAATCAGGCCCATACGGTACAACCTGCGCACGTGTTGGTTGCATGCCAAGTAAGTTATTGATTGCTGCAGCAGAAGCCGCGCACTCAATAGAAATGGCACCTGCCTTTGGAGTTCACAGCTCAAAACCGGTAATTGACGGTAAAGCCGTTATGGCACGAGTAAAAAGTGAGCGCGATCGCTTTGCAGGATTCGTAGTAGAAGCGGTAGATGAAATACCTAGCGAAAATAAAATTCGTGGCTATGCACAATTTTTAGACGCCAACCGCGTGAAAATAGATGAGCACACCATAATCACTGCTAAACGCTTTGTAATAGCAACAGGTTCACGCCCATCTTACCCTGGCGTATTTAATAACTTTGGCGACCGACTGATTATTAATGACGATGTATTCGACTGGGATGATTTACCAGAATCAGTAGCCGTATTTGGCCCAGGCGTTATAGGCCTTGAAATTGGCCAAGCGTTGCACCGATTAGGGGTAAAGGTAAAACTCTTTGGTGTAGGTGGTGCCATAGGCCCACTAACCGACCCAGTAGTTAAAGATTACGCTAACACCGTATTTGCAGAAGAATTTTATGTTGATACCGACTCAAACGTTTCAGATATGAAACAGGTAGGTAATAAAGCAGAGCTAACCTATACCGACAAACAAGATGTTAAACATACCGAGCAGTTTGACTATGTTCTGGCTGCAACAGGGCGAGTACCTAACACCGATAAACTAGGGTTAGAAAACACCGGCATAGAGCTTGATGAGCGTGGCGTACCACTCGCTGATGCCCACACTATGCAATGTGGCAACTCTCACATATTTATTGCTGGCGATGCCAGTAACATGATCCCACTGCTTCACGAAGCATCCGATCAAGGAACAATCGCAGGGCAAAACGCAGGCCGCTACCCTCATGTACGTGCGGGTTTACGCCGCGCTAAAATTGCCGCTGTGTTTAGCGACCCACAAATAGCCATGGTTGGTGAAAGCTTTAAAGAAATTAGCGAACGATTAGGCAGCTGTGAGTGCTTTGAAATAGGCGAAGTCAGCTTTGAAAACCAAGGCCGTAGCCGCGTTATGCTAAAAAACAAAGGCCACATGCGTGTGTATGCCGAGCACGGCACCGGCTTATTTTTAGGTGCGGAATTTATAGGCCCACAAGCAGAGCACATAGCACACTTACTTGCATGGGCTGTACAAAACAAAATGACTGTACCACAAATGCTTGATATGCCTTTTTATCACCCTGTTATTGAAGAAGGCCTACGCACTGCACTACGTGATTTAAACGCTAAATTAAAATTTGGCCCAGACATTATTAACCATTGTATGGAATGTGGCCCAGGCGCATAA
- a CDS encoding glutathione peroxidase, with protein MLNNIEGQTIPNVTFATRQNDEWKSVTTDDIFKGKTVVVFSLPGAFTPTCSSTHLPRYNELAGVLKQNGVDDIVCVSVNDTFVMNAWAEHQEAQNITLLPDGNGEFTDGMGMLVDKNDLGFGKRSWRYSMLVKDGVVEKMFIEPDLPGDPFEVSDADTMLDYINPTQVKPEAVTLFTKPGCPFCKKAKELLTAKGFAFEEIVMGAGASLTSLKAVSGRETVPQVFIGGKHIGGSDDLEKYFA; from the coding sequence ATGTTAAACAATATTGAAGGTCAAACAATCCCTAACGTTACATTTGCAACGCGTCAAAACGACGAATGGAAATCAGTAACTACTGATGACATTTTTAAAGGCAAAACAGTCGTTGTGTTTTCACTACCTGGTGCATTTACACCAACGTGTTCATCAACTCACCTACCACGCTACAACGAGTTAGCTGGTGTACTTAAACAAAATGGCGTTGACGACATTGTTTGTGTATCAGTAAACGATACCTTTGTAATGAACGCATGGGCTGAACATCAAGAAGCGCAAAACATTACCTTACTACCAGATGGTAACGGCGAATTTACTGACGGCATGGGTATGCTAGTTGATAAAAACGATTTAGGTTTTGGTAAGCGCAGCTGGAGATATTCTATGCTGGTTAAAGATGGCGTAGTAGAGAAAATGTTCATCGAGCCAGATTTACCAGGCGACCCGTTTGAAGTATCAGACGCTGACACTATGCTTGATTACATCAACCCAACTCAAGTAAAACCAGAGGCGGTTACTCTATTTACTAAGCCTGGTTGTCCTTTCTGTAAAAAAGCAAAAGAGCTACTTACAGCTAAAGGCTTTGCTTTTGAAGAAATTGTAATGGGTGCTGGCGCATCACTTACCAGCCTTAAAGCAGTATCAGGCCGTGAAACCGTACCACAAGTATTTATTGGCGGTAAGCACATTGGTGGCTCAGACGACCTAGAAAAATACTTTGCTTAA
- a CDS encoding flagellar assembly protein T N-terminal domain-containing protein, whose translation MKSFLKAVLAGLSTTAVLTFSPFTHAQWYESTGHAVIQNSDIPSAKAAAIKDAITQALVFSGARVSSVQTLVDGVLTQDQLKISSQGEIQKIELVSENRSSDEFAITLRLDIFAQTEQCPQSNFNKFIAVTQSQLTNREHARMGQIFDINKAVSKNIYTALQKSKMSAVPVAYFNKAIKVDTYFNQQHDYSNSQLEEISSRSNAQYVLLSQITSLSTSDKLNSDYAFWQDESYQRHYQIEFSLFNGTTYEPLWQQSYQSQAIWPFEKTTIIDVNSNRFWQSPFGQSISEINQTLSYDLQAAMACLPTQGKIMHMENNKLVINLGKAHGLEKGQQLSIAHHNYLTDAQGNTMPHTITTLNRIRVEQLYQHSAIAVSINDQPLPGVQINDIVEVATP comes from the coding sequence ATGAAATCGTTTTTAAAGGCTGTATTAGCAGGGTTAAGTACCACTGCGGTATTAACGTTTTCACCTTTTACTCACGCTCAGTGGTATGAGTCTACCGGCCATGCAGTTATTCAAAATAGCGATATTCCTAGTGCAAAAGCCGCAGCCATAAAAGATGCGATAACCCAAGCCTTAGTATTTTCTGGGGCTCGTGTAAGTTCAGTGCAAACCCTTGTAGATGGCGTATTAACTCAAGACCAACTAAAAATAAGTAGCCAAGGCGAAATCCAAAAAATAGAACTCGTTAGCGAAAACCGCAGCAGTGATGAATTTGCGATTACCTTACGCCTAGATATTTTTGCACAAACCGAACAATGCCCGCAAAGCAACTTCAATAAATTTATAGCCGTGACGCAAAGCCAATTAACTAATCGCGAACACGCTAGAATGGGTCAAATATTTGACATTAATAAAGCCGTAAGCAAAAACATCTACACGGCACTGCAAAAATCAAAAATGAGTGCTGTCCCTGTTGCCTATTTCAATAAAGCGATAAAAGTCGATACCTACTTTAATCAACAACATGACTACTCTAATAGCCAGTTAGAGGAAATTTCATCGCGCAGTAACGCGCAATATGTGTTGTTAAGCCAAATTACCAGTTTATCCACCAGCGATAAACTCAATAGCGACTATGCATTTTGGCAAGATGAAAGCTATCAGCGTCACTATCAAATAGAGTTTAGTTTATTTAATGGCACTACTTATGAACCCTTGTGGCAACAAAGCTATCAAAGCCAAGCTATCTGGCCATTTGAAAAAACAACTATTATTGATGTAAACAGTAATCGTTTTTGGCAGTCACCTTTTGGTCAAAGTATTAGTGAGATAAACCAAACCCTAAGTTACGATTTGCAAGCAGCCATGGCGTGCCTACCCACCCAAGGCAAAATTATGCACATGGAAAATAATAAACTCGTCATTAATTTAGGAAAGGCACATGGCTTAGAAAAAGGCCAACAGCTGAGTATTGCTCATCATAATTATTTAACCGATGCGCAAGGCAACACCATGCCGCATACTATAACCACTTTGAACCGTATTCGTGTAGAGCAGCTATATCAGCATAGCGCCATTGCCGTCAGTATTAATGATCAGCCTTTACCGGGCGTACAAATTAACGATATTGTGGAAGTTGCAACGCCCTAA
- a CDS encoding LysR substrate-binding domain-containing protein, which produces MNLKDLEYVKAVAHFKHFRKAADACFVSQPTLSGQIKKLEQELGVILFDRSTKHVTLTTQGERLLTQITLILEQTQILKELAATSNQPLQGKLSIGIIPTIAPYLLPTLLTSMKAAFTQSQFSFIEMQTSTILAALDSGEVDFAILADVPELKNYHTINVYKEDFLVAVSADNALAVNKKVALQDLQGSNLLMLSDGHCFKDQAQQFCFSAGVDVSSQYQGNSLETLLALVAMDDGVTFVPKLAAIPREGIHYLPIFPNQQRNIVLACRKHYPHLSGVEQLADWLSAHDNLKVKLTQAL; this is translated from the coding sequence ATGAACTTAAAAGATTTAGAATATGTAAAAGCCGTTGCGCATTTTAAACATTTTCGTAAAGCAGCCGATGCCTGCTTTGTAAGCCAGCCCACCTTGAGTGGGCAAATTAAAAAGCTAGAACAAGAATTAGGGGTTATCTTATTTGACCGTTCAACTAAGCACGTTACCTTAACAACCCAAGGTGAACGTTTGTTGACACAAATCACTCTTATATTAGAACAAACTCAAATATTAAAAGAACTGGCTGCTACTTCTAACCAACCGTTACAGGGCAAGCTGAGTATTGGTATTATTCCTACTATTGCCCCGTATTTACTTCCTACACTGCTTACATCAATGAAAGCGGCATTTACTCAAAGTCAGTTTTCGTTTATTGAAATGCAAACTTCTACCATTTTAGCTGCGCTAGACAGTGGCGAGGTGGATTTTGCAATTTTAGCGGATGTGCCTGAGCTAAAAAATTACCATACGATTAATGTATATAAAGAAGACTTTTTAGTTGCGGTATCTGCTGATAACGCTTTAGCTGTAAATAAAAAGGTAGCACTGCAAGATCTTCAAGGTAGTAACCTATTAATGTTAAGTGATGGCCATTGCTTTAAAGATCAAGCCCAGCAGTTTTGTTTTTCGGCAGGAGTGGATGTTTCTAGCCAGTATCAAGGTAATAGCTTAGAAACCTTATTAGCGCTGGTGGCGATGGACGATGGGGTTACGTTTGTGCCAAAACTTGCTGCAATCCCCCGAGAGGGAATTCATTATTTGCCTATTTTTCCTAATCAGCAACGTAATATTGTATTGGCCTGTCGAAAGCACTACCCGCATTTATCTGGGGTTGAGCAGTTAGCAGATTGGTTAAGCGCTCACGATAATTTAAAAGTTAAGCTAACCCAAGCACTTTAG
- a CDS encoding exopolyphosphatase — protein MSNNKYRLVTRSDFDGLVCAVLLKDLDLIDDILFVHPKDMQDGKIAITSNDITTNLPYVAGCHIAFDHHLSETVRNESDIKNHIIDPDAPSAARVVYDYYGGAEKFPNISTDMMEAVDKGDSAQFTKDEILNPTDWVLMNFIMDARTGLGRFREFKISNYQLMMKLIDACKDHSIEQILAMEDVAERVALYHEHNAQAKEQIDRCSSVHDNLVVLNLTEEETIYATNRFVIYAMFPECNISIHKMWGLKKQNVVYAIGKSITNRSSNTNVGELCLKYGGGGHLNAGTCQVETNKAEQVLSELIATITSDG, from the coding sequence ATGAGCAATAATAAATATAGACTTGTCACTCGAAGCGATTTTGACGGCCTAGTGTGTGCCGTATTACTTAAAGATTTAGATTTAATCGACGATATTTTATTTGTGCATCCAAAAGACATGCAAGACGGTAAAATAGCCATTACCAGCAACGACATTACCACTAACCTCCCCTATGTTGCCGGTTGTCATATTGCATTTGATCACCACTTAAGTGAAACCGTTCGTAACGAAAGCGATATAAAAAACCATATTATTGACCCAGATGCGCCCTCTGCAGCACGCGTTGTTTATGACTATTATGGTGGCGCAGAGAAATTCCCTAATATTTCAACTGACATGATGGAAGCGGTTGATAAAGGGGATTCGGCACAATTTACAAAAGACGAAATTTTAAACCCAACAGACTGGGTACTGATGAACTTTATTATGGATGCGCGCACAGGACTTGGCCGTTTTCGTGAATTCAAAATTTCTAATTACCAGTTAATGATGAAGTTAATTGACGCCTGTAAAGATCACAGCATAGAACAAATACTAGCAATGGAAGATGTTGCCGAGCGTGTTGCGTTATACCACGAGCACAACGCACAAGCTAAAGAGCAAATAGACCGCTGCTCATCAGTACACGACAACTTAGTGGTACTCAATTTAACCGAAGAAGAAACCATTTACGCTACTAACCGCTTCGTTATTTACGCCATGTTCCCCGAATGTAATATCTCAATACATAAAATGTGGGGGCTTAAAAAGCAAAACGTGGTGTACGCCATTGGTAAATCAATCACCAACCGCAGCTCCAATACTAATGTTGGCGAGTTATGCCTTAAATACGGTGGCGGCGGCCATCTAAATGCTGGTACTTGCCAAGTAGAAACAAACAAAGCTGAGCAGGTACTGAGCGAGCTTATCGCTACAATTACTAGTGATGGTTAA